Within Leguminivora glycinivorella isolate SPB_JAAS2020 chromosome 26, LegGlyc_1.1, whole genome shotgun sequence, the genomic segment GTTTGTACGACAACCAAAAAGGCCCTTTTCAGGGCCACAAATACGTtctgaatataatataaatggtTTCTAGTCTCACATACGCTGTCAATCGGTATTCAAACTACAAACAAACGTTATGTTATTATGATATTTACTACAGTTAGTAGATCGATCTAGACGTGTTCATTACAAAACGAACGAACGAatgatacataaataaatacaaacacaataacataattgaaaatacatatatgatatATATGTAACGTTGAAATATTAAGGTCAAAAGTTATGTTAGGTGAGCACAGTGAGGTTTCAACTAGTTAGGTTACAATAAGTGAGGTTTGATAAGGTTAGGTTGTACGAGGTGAGGTTTGAAAAAGTTAGGTTGTACGAGGTGAGGTTTGaaaaagttaggttaggtttaaaaaaaaaaaaggtctaattttagcgataagaaagaagaaaaaaaaaaaaaattcgtaaaGCATTAAGATTACCTACCTATCTTAGGAAAAGTTAGGTTTGAAAAAGTAAgattacttaaaattaagaaaaaaaaaaataactttaataaaagtaaataaaagatacctacctaattataataaaatataatattagtacgttaTCAGTAGTCATAAACCGATTTAGAGAGGGGAATTGTATGTGAATTTTATAGCCCTCTCGCTCACACGGACACTAACTCCATCCCTTTCTAACAGGCACATATAAAGCGCCGCGAGAAAAATTTCGCTTATTCCCTCTCGTGACTCGTTATCGTAACGTCCACGCGCGTTGTAATAATTTATCGCAATGGCTCGTACCAAGCAGACCGCTCGTAAATCCACCGGTGGTAAAGCACCCCGCAAACAGCTAGCCACCAAGGCGGCCCGCAAGAGCGCGCCCGCCACCGGCGGAGTCAAGAAGCCTCATCGTTACAGGCCCGGTACCGTCGCCCTCCGTGAGATCCGTCGCTACCAGAAGAGCACCGAGCTCCTGATCCGCAAGCTGCCCTTCCAGCGTCTGGTCCGTGAGATCGCTCAGGACTTCAAGACCGACCTGCGCTTCCAGAGCTCCGCCGTTATGGCTCTTCAGGAGGCCAGCGAGGCTTACCTGGTCGGTCTCTTCGAAGACACCAACCTGTGCGCCATCCCGCCAAGCGTGTCACCATCATGCCCAAGGACATCCAGCTGGCCCGCAGGATCCGCGGCGAACGTGCCTAAGCTGTGTGCCAGTGTTTTAATCACCACACGCTTAAACTGACACGATGCGACATCACCGATCGCAGTCTACGCGAACGCATActgttacattataattatgtattattttgtaCAAAGCGCGTTTTGCGTTACGGACATGCGAAAGTGAGTGACGCTTCTGTCAAATCAAAAGGCCCTTTTCAGGGCCACACATGATTCGAAAATTAACATTTGTTTCTTTGAACGGATACTTGCGTAGTAGACAAAAATcgatataaattattaattaatacgaactatatacatatatgaaaactaaaagtaaaataatagaaaagttCAAGTTCTATGAATGCTTTAAGATACCGAATTGTTATATATAGATATGTACGTACACTGACTGAGCTGTACAAAACAAAGTATTAGAGAATTAAATTATACCCGTGTGCGCTGTGCGCGACTCGTAGAATGTTCTCGCACTCATATTATACCTAAATGGTggacaaaatttaaatattattatttgaattataatGCCACATActgaaatatataaattatatacaaaAATCCACTATATGCAGTGCATGAGACCGTTCTTTAACAAACTTAAGGAGGCCGTTCGTCGTTATATCAAGTAATATGATGTATATCCCCTGTGTGTAGGTATCCGTAatgaatttaaataacaattattcatattacttttatatttataagtaaattaaaaaatagttcGCAATACGTGGTCCGATATCTGTATAACCCCGTCCCCCGTCTCCCCGCGGCGGGGTAAAACGTATAAATATACGCGGCGATCGGCTGTAGATTTTATTCCACTCGTGTCGACGCGCGCCGCAAGTCGTGTGTCTGTATTCCGTTCGTTCGAGAAGTCTAATCTCTCTAACAAGTCGCAATGACCGGTCGCGGTAAGGGAGGCAAAGGTCTGGGAAAGGAGGAGCCAAGCGGCACAGGAAGGTGCTCCGTGATAACATCCAGGGTATCACTAAGCCCGCCATCCGTCGTCTGGCCCGCAGAGGCGGCGTCAAGCGTATCTCCGGTCTGATCTACGAGGAGACCCGCGGCGTGTTGAAGGTGTTCCTCGAGAACGTGATCCGTGACGCCGTCACCTACACCGAGCACGCCAAGAGGAAGACCGTCACCGCCATGGACGTCGTCTACGCTCTGAAGCGTCAGGGCCGCACCCTGTACGGTTTCGGAGGTTAAGAGCGCTGCGACACTATATAGTGTCGTCGTCGTGCGATATAGTGTAACTATACGATATATGTGTCGTTACCGTATCGCGCGCTAGCGCACCGCGTCCTCAGACGCAAATACAAAAAGGCCCTTTTCAGGGCCGCATATCATTCTATAATAACAACTACTAAAAAGTTTCACTAGCGACACAGACGTAAAACAATCGATCTTATCTAAACCTAACATAACTAACTATATGTGTATACAGTACCATATCATTATGAACAATTAATAACAACTTACCCCGTACCGCCACACAGTTTTCTCTCTCGCCGCGCGCCACCCGGCTACCTCCTCTCTGAAACAATAACAATAAAGTTTTTTAACTTactctgtatgtatgtatgtatgtatgtacgcaTTAATATTACATaccgaaatatatatatatgtatgataTGTTGTTATCGTGTACGTTCATCATCAAACAAACCATATAATAGCTTACATATCTACtgtctatattttatttaagtatgtgtatgtatttaagtatagaTTCGATCGATTGAACGTCTAAGTGTCATGCTCGAAAcaattaattaagtaattattataatcccACCGGCGTGCGTACAGCCTCGCGTAACGATAATCGCATAAAATCATGCGCCCAATCATCATCGGGTAGGTACCGGGTGGGTACTACCCACCCAACGGGCAGGTGCTATTTCTTTCTCCATACATTCCTCTCCTCCTCCTCTTTGATGCCCGACTGCCCGACTCTATGCACTGCACTTCACACACACTCACTCATAACATAACATAGGTTGTACTGTACTCACGTTTTCCAAATCGCAAATCATGCCTTGCACTGTACATCCATTGGTATTTGTCACACACATTCacttaattttacttatcacaCGTTAATCCGCAACCACcacttaattaattaagtaataaataaataaacaaacaaaacaaaacaatcatATCACATGCAATCCACACCAAGGCATTTTACTTCACCCGCGCGCGCGAACTAAACCGGTGACCCGGCGCACTCTCACCTGATCATCAGAACCGCTTGACCTATCGGCCACCAACTGCCTGATAACTAGGTCTAAGATGAACTGCCCAATTAGGTAAAGGGTTTGCAAATATTGCATAAAAAAGACAGGGACGTCAACTATCTCCTCACCCACTCACGTCACACCAACCACCACCTCACCTCTCACCCCCTCTCTCTCTCCTGAAGTCAAGTTAAGTTAAATAGACTGGACTAGAAAATTCTCAGTGTTCATACGCCGCTAACGTGACATACATAacatatatacttacttacttgaacgGAATTTATATAAAATCAAACATACTATATTCATATAGATATATATACCATACTGTGGTTTTAATACACAAACAgtactatttttataaatataataaaactccTATATAATAAACGACCAACACGAATCTCTATCCCTCTACTATGATGATCGCACGTTGTCGAGTGTAGCTGTTACGATACTCGTAGAAGAAGAAGATACTGTAACTAAAATGAACACAATAATGTAGACGGCGTTAACCTACTGTACATTGACACGATATCGATAtgtttaatgaaatattatttaaacttttcATATAAATTACCTATCCCGTTTTACATCTGTACTAGCAGATACCGAAACCAATGAACGTAGGCAATCCACGTCGCGGTACGGCTGTTTTACGACAGTGAATACAACATGTGAAAATAACATCATAACAATAATTTTCTAATGTTGTTATTGTGTCATATATATCTATGGTATCTTAGCTTTTAACCGGAAGACACACAATACAGTTAAATGTGATTTTAAATAAGAAAAATCACTTTTTAAACTGACCCGAGGCGCCCGCAACCTCTAATACCAAAAGTAAACTTCTCTCATTCGTCCATCTGAGTTTCAAATGCTGTGACTCttattaaaatacatatatcaATTCATAAAGAATACACATgtgcaatattattataataattttaatataattaactGTAAATTTAGTTTAATCATAAACGAGTAAGTGAAAAGTTGGAAGTGTTATTACGAGAAAACGTCCCGCGACAGAAGGGTCTGCGTTACGGTTAAGCCGGAGATTATATAAAAAGTGGCGCCCCCAATTGGCGTGCATTAGTACTCGCCAGCGCAGCGCTCCGCTCACACGCGTCCGCTGTTCTCTCTTTGCGCAGTTCGTGCGATTTACTAATTTGAAACTTACACTTGTATTTTTTCGGTTTTTCCGGTAAACATGGCCGACACCGCAGTTGCCGCTGACGCCCCCGCCCCGGCGACGCCCGCGAAGAAGCCCAAGGCCTCCGCCGGCGCTAAGAAGCCCAAAGCGAAGCCCACCCACCCGAAGACTTCCGAGATGGTCAACAGTGCCATCAAGGAGTTGAAGGAGAGGAGCGGTTCGTCCCTGCAGGCTATCAAGAAATACATCGCCGCCCAGTACAAGGTGGACGCCGAGAAGCTGGCTCCGTTCATCAGAAAATATCTGAAGAGCGCTGTCGAATCCGGCGCACTGATCCAGACCAAAGGCAAGGGCGCGTCCGGCTCGTTCAAACTGGAGTCCAAGTCGTCCTCCGGCGCCAAGAAACCCGCCGCCGCCAAGAAGTCTAGCGCCAAATCTTCAGCGGCCGCGAAGAAACCGGCCGCAGCTAAGCCCGCTAAGGCCAGGAAGGCCGCCGCCTCTCCCGCCAAGCCTAAGGCCGCCACTAAGGACAAGAAGGCCGCCGCCGCCAAGAAGAAGCCCGCCGCTAAGAAACCCTCCACCCCCGCCAAGGGCAAGAGCGCCGCCGCGCCTAAGGCC encodes:
- the LOC125239715 gene encoding LOW QUALITY PROTEIN: histone H4-like (The sequence of the model RefSeq protein was modified relative to this genomic sequence to represent the inferred CDS: inserted 1 base in 1 codon); translation: MTGRGKGGKGXGKGGAKRHRKVLRDNIQGITKPAIRRLARRGGVKRISGLIYEETRGVLKVFLENVIRDAVTYTEHAKRKTVTAMDVVYALKRQGRTLYGFGG
- the LOC125239660 gene encoding histone H1B-like, with protein sequence MADTAVAADAPAPATPAKKPKASAGAKKPKAKPTHPKTSEMVNSAIKELKERSGSSLQAIKKYIAAQYKVDAEKLAPFIRKYLKSAVESGALIQTKGKGASGSFKLESKSSSGAKKPAAAKKSSAKSSAAAKKPAAAKPAKARKAAASPAKPKAATKDKKAAAAKKKPAAKKPSTPAKGKSAAAPKAKKTAKPPTKKPKAPKPKKAAAAPKAKPAAKKAASKK